One genomic window of Vibrio ziniensis includes the following:
- the lptF gene encoding LPS export ABC transporter permease LptF, translating to MIIVRYLIRETLKSQFAIFFVLFLVFLSQKFIRVLAEASDGEIPARMILSIVGLNMPAMGLLMLPLSLYIGILLTFGRLYAESEITVMNATGIGNKFLVRAALYLALITASVAAFNSMWLSPWSQDKEAQLMEQLASENSVDLLQKGQFQRSPDGSSVVFIDNIENRKLSNVFVAQLAPRDSILPSVMFSNSGNVKELSDGRQMISMYEGTRYEGVPTRVDYMVTRFDEYEGLIGQREVKQKGRDWEAIPTLELVKNPARKAKAELQWRISLIVCIPLLTMLVVPLSAVNPRQGRFAKMGPAILIYLTYFLAISATKSAIEDGSIPAIVGMWPINAALLVAAITANVLDSVAVRRLKDKFKQKKKVA from the coding sequence GTGATTATTGTTAGATATTTGATCCGCGAGACACTAAAAAGCCAATTTGCGATATTTTTCGTACTTTTTTTAGTGTTTTTAAGCCAAAAATTTATTCGTGTTTTGGCTGAAGCATCCGACGGTGAAATTCCAGCTCGAATGATTTTATCCATTGTTGGTTTAAATATGCCAGCAATGGGGTTATTAATGCTTCCTTTAAGTCTTTACATCGGGATTTTGCTTACTTTTGGGCGGCTATACGCTGAAAGTGAAATTACGGTAATGAATGCAACTGGTATCGGCAACAAGTTTCTGGTGCGCGCTGCCTTGTACTTAGCTCTTATTACCGCAAGTGTGGCAGCTTTTAATTCAATGTGGCTATCTCCGTGGAGTCAAGATAAAGAAGCCCAATTGATGGAACAGCTTGCGTCGGAAAATAGTGTTGATTTATTGCAAAAAGGTCAGTTTCAACGTTCTCCTGACGGTTCATCTGTTGTTTTTATCGATAATATAGAAAACCGAAAGCTTTCAAATGTGTTTGTAGCACAATTAGCACCGCGTGATTCAATCCTGCCAAGTGTGATGTTTTCAAATTCAGGAAACGTGAAAGAGTTAAGTGATGGTCGACAAATGATCAGCATGTATGAAGGGACTCGTTATGAAGGCGTTCCCACTCGTGTTGATTATATGGTAACAAGATTTGACGAATATGAAGGGTTAATCGGCCAGCGCGAAGTGAAACAAAAAGGGCGTGATTGGGAGGCGATTCCGACTCTTGAATTAGTCAAAAATCCAGCTCGTAAAGCGAAAGCAGAGCTACAATGGCGCATTTCTCTTATCGTCTGTATCCCATTGTTGACTATGCTGGTTGTGCCATTATCGGCAGTAAATCCACGCCAAGGGCGTTTTGCCAAGATGGGGCCTGCAATATTAATTTACCTGACTTATTTTTTAGCTATCAGTGCAACGAAATCTGCAATCGAAGATGGCAGCATTCCTGCTATCGTGGGAATGTGGCCGATTAACGCAGCGCTGCTGGTAGCTGCTATTACGGCTAACGTTCTCGATAGTGTTGCTGTGAGAAGGTTGAAAGACAAATTTAAACAAAAGAAAAAGGTAGCTTAA
- the pepA gene encoding leucyl aminopeptidase → MEFSVKSGSPEKQRSACIVVGVFEPRRLSPVAEQLDKISDGYISSLLRRGDLEGKPGQMLLLHQVPGVLSERVLLVGCGKERELGERQYKEIIQKTISTLNETGSMEAVCFLTELHVKGRDTYWKVRQAVEATKDGLYTFDQFKTIKPETRRPLRKLVFNVPTRRELSLGERAIAHGLAISSGVKACKDLGNMPPNVANPAYLASQARRLADDYETVTTKIIGEEEMEKLGMSSYLAVGRGSKNESMMSIIEYKGNPDAEAKPIVLVGKGLTFDSGGISLKPGEGMDEMKYDMCGAASVFGTMKALAKLNLPLNVIGVLAGCENMPGSNAYRPGDILTTMSGQTVEVLNTDAEGRLVLCDALTYVERFEPDCVVDVATLTGACVIALGHHISGVVSNHNPLAHELVNASEQASDRAWRLPMADEYHEQLKSPFADMANIGGRPGGAITAGCFLSKFAKKYNWAHLDIAGTAWKSGAAKGSTGRPVSMLVQFLLNRSGQETEE, encoded by the coding sequence ATGGAGTTCAGTGTTAAAAGTGGTAGCCCTGAAAAACAACGCAGTGCATGTATTGTTGTTGGGGTATTCGAACCACGTCGCCTTTCTCCAGTCGCAGAACAGCTAGATAAAATCAGCGACGGCTATATTAGTTCACTGCTTCGCCGTGGTGACCTAGAAGGTAAACCAGGTCAGATGCTACTTCTGCATCAAGTACCAGGAGTACTTTCTGAGCGCGTATTACTCGTTGGTTGCGGTAAAGAGCGCGAACTAGGTGAGCGACAATACAAAGAAATTATCCAAAAAACCATCAGTACTTTGAACGAGACAGGTTCAATGGAAGCTGTGTGCTTTTTGACTGAATTGCACGTAAAAGGTCGTGATACTTACTGGAAAGTTCGTCAAGCTGTTGAAGCAACCAAAGATGGCTTATATACCTTTGACCAATTCAAGACGATCAAACCAGAAACTCGCCGTCCACTGCGTAAATTGGTATTTAACGTACCAACTCGTCGTGAACTAAGCCTAGGTGAACGCGCAATTGCACACGGTTTAGCGATTTCGTCAGGTGTGAAAGCATGTAAAGATTTGGGCAACATGCCGCCAAACGTAGCTAATCCAGCTTACTTGGCTTCTCAAGCTCGTCGTCTTGCTGACGATTACGAAACGGTGACAACAAAAATCATCGGTGAAGAAGAGATGGAAAAACTGGGTATGAGTTCATACCTAGCCGTTGGCCGTGGTTCGAAAAATGAATCAATGATGTCCATCATTGAGTACAAGGGCAACCCTGATGCAGAAGCGAAACCAATCGTTCTTGTGGGTAAAGGCCTAACATTCGATTCAGGCGGTATTTCTCTTAAACCAGGCGAAGGCATGGATGAGATGAAGTACGACATGTGTGGCGCAGCTTCTGTATTCGGTACCATGAAAGCATTAGCGAAACTGAACCTCCCCCTAAACGTCATTGGTGTTCTTGCTGGTTGTGAAAACATGCCTGGTAGCAATGCTTACCGTCCAGGTGATATCTTAACGACGATGTCGGGTCAAACCGTTGAAGTACTGAACACCGACGCTGAAGGCCGTTTGGTGCTTTGTGATGCACTCACTTATGTGGAGCGCTTCGAACCAGACTGTGTTGTCGATGTAGCAACACTCACTGGCGCGTGTGTTATCGCCCTTGGTCACCACATCAGTGGCGTGGTATCTAACCACAACCCTCTAGCTCACGAACTTGTGAATGCTTCAGAGCAAGCAAGTGACCGTGCATGGCGTCTTCCAATGGCTGACGAATACCATGAACAGCTAAAGAGCCCATTTGCGGATATGGCAAATATCGGTGGTCGTCCGGGTGGCGCAATTACAGCTGGCTGTTTCCTGTCTAAGTTCGCGAAGAAATACAACTGGGCACACCTAGATATCGCAGGTACTGCTTGGAAGTCTGGCGCAGCGAAAGGTTCTACAGGTCGTCCGGTCTCAATGCTTGTCCAATTCTTGCTAAACCGCAGTGGCCAAGAGACCGAGGAATAA
- a CDS encoding DNA polymerase III subunit chi produces the protein MSTATFYIVKEDSQQSSEQGFNDYVVYLCQHFTRQGAKVYLQCNDKAHAERVAECFWQVEASDFVAHNLVGEGPKYGTHIEIGHVRVKPSWNRQLVINLADNHTTFANAFTEVVDFVPCEEKAKQLARERYKLYRQAGYQLQTIEIQYP, from the coding sequence ATGTCTACAGCAACGTTCTACATTGTTAAAGAAGATAGCCAACAGAGCTCTGAGCAAGGGTTCAATGATTATGTGGTTTATCTCTGCCAACACTTTACCCGTCAGGGAGCTAAGGTGTACTTGCAATGTAATGATAAAGCTCATGCAGAGAGAGTTGCGGAATGTTTTTGGCAAGTGGAAGCGAGTGATTTTGTTGCTCATAATCTAGTGGGAGAAGGTCCGAAATACGGCACTCACATAGAGATTGGTCATGTACGTGTGAAACCTTCTTGGAACCGCCAACTGGTAATAAATTTGGCCGATAATCATACAACCTTTGCGAACGCCTTCACAGAGGTGGTAGACTTCGTCCCCTGCGAAGAAAAAGCAAAACAATTGGCGCGTGAACGTTATAAATTGTACCGCCAAGCTGGCTATCAATTGCAGACAATTGAAATCCAGTATCCCTAA
- the lptG gene encoding LPS export ABC transporter permease LptG — translation MFKILDWYIGRTIIATSTLVLVTFVGLSGIIKYVEQLRKVGSGSYDLLQALLFVLLSVPRDIEMFFPMAALLGALIGLGALAASSELVVMQAAGFSKLDIGLSVLKTAVPLMIIVTLLGEWGAPQAQKMARDLRLFATSGGKILSVRTGVWARDANDFIFIGKVEENRLYGMNMWRFDEDKHLRQVFLAKQVDYVGENDWLMKDVIVTDMNDDIVISKQSLPEYRWKTALAPDKLAVVTVKPEELALSGLYDYVHYLKASEQDASRYELAFWRKISQPFSIAVMMLMALSFIFGPLRSVTMGARILSGVIAGFTFYISSEFFGPLSLVYSIPPVFGAIAPSLVFLTIALLLLRRKL, via the coding sequence GTGTTTAAGATTTTAGATTGGTATATAGGACGAACAATCATAGCCACGAGCACCTTAGTACTGGTTACTTTTGTGGGTTTGTCTGGAATCATTAAATACGTAGAGCAGTTACGTAAAGTTGGAAGTGGTAGCTATGATTTGCTACAGGCATTACTTTTTGTATTACTCAGTGTTCCGCGTGATATTGAAATGTTTTTCCCTATGGCCGCATTACTGGGCGCTCTTATTGGTTTAGGCGCATTGGCTGCAAGTTCTGAACTTGTGGTTATGCAAGCTGCTGGTTTTTCAAAGTTAGATATTGGTTTGTCAGTTTTAAAAACTGCGGTTCCTTTAATGATCATCGTGACTCTTTTGGGGGAGTGGGGAGCACCACAAGCACAAAAAATGGCTCGAGATTTGCGCTTATTTGCAACATCAGGGGGAAAAATTTTATCTGTTCGCACTGGTGTTTGGGCAAGAGATGCTAATGATTTTATTTTTATCGGGAAAGTAGAAGAAAATCGTCTTTATGGTATGAATATGTGGCGCTTTGACGAAGATAAACATCTGCGCCAAGTGTTTTTAGCAAAGCAAGTCGATTATGTTGGTGAAAATGATTGGTTAATGAAAGATGTTATCGTTACAGACATGAATGACGATATTGTGATTTCCAAGCAATCGCTTCCTGAATACCGTTGGAAAACCGCTTTGGCGCCGGACAAGTTAGCCGTTGTGACGGTAAAACCGGAAGAGCTAGCATTAAGTGGTCTTTATGATTATGTACATTATCTAAAAGCTTCTGAACAAGATGCATCCCGTTACGAGTTGGCGTTTTGGCGTAAAATTTCTCAACCATTTTCTATTGCTGTTATGATGTTGATGGCGCTCTCATTCATCTTTGGTCCGCTTCGTAGTGTGACGATGGGCGCGAGAATTCTATCTGGCGTAATCGCGGGCTTTACGTTTTACATCTCCAGTGAATTTTTTGGTCCTCTGAGTTTGGTTTATAGTATTCCACCAGTGTTTGGTGCAATCGCGCCAAGTTTGGTGTTCTTAACTATTGCACTCTTATTGTTAAGGCGAAAACTCTAA
- a CDS encoding RDD family protein, whose product MNTTTLPPAGFFRRLGALIYDSLIVMAILMIAGGIVVAIMEAFVAAGLMSYSPYQDASDLLTGHPIWSPVYTFYLAFAWIYFFVYFWTRAGQTLGMRAWKIIVRSTDGNRITVTQALIRLTTSCFGLGNLTVLIDPQKRSFQDMWAKTEVVVLPKVR is encoded by the coding sequence ATGAATACAACAACTTTGCCACCAGCTGGCTTTTTTCGCCGTTTAGGCGCGTTAATTTATGATTCATTAATCGTGATGGCCATTCTGATGATTGCAGGTGGAATCGTCGTGGCTATCATGGAAGCATTCGTTGCTGCTGGCTTAATGAGTTATTCACCATATCAAGATGCTAGTGACCTGTTAACTGGTCATCCTATTTGGAGCCCTGTCTATACTTTTTACCTTGCTTTCGCTTGGATATATTTCTTCGTCTATTTCTGGACGCGTGCTGGGCAAACCCTCGGCATGAGAGCGTGGAAGATTATTGTTCGAAGTACCGATGGAAACAGAATTACGGTTACTCAAGCTCTGATTCGGCTCACTACATCATGTTTTGGCCTAGGCAACTTGACCGTTCTGATTGATCCTCAAAAACGCAGTTTCCAAGATATGTGGGCAAAAACTGAAGTGGTTGTACTCCCCAAGGTTCGTTAG
- a CDS encoding D-2-hydroxyacid dehydrogenase: MSVPKIVFLDRVTIPKHIELPPLAIEHEWQEYDFTNPEQVFERIYNADIVITNKVVISGDILAQLPQIKLIAVSATGVNNVDTEYCRANKIAVCNVQGYATRSVPEHVIGMMFALRRNLMGYHHDIAAGEWQRNKQFCFFTHPIGDIAGSTMGIIGSGALGKATAELAKALGMNVVYAERKGASDCREGYLSFEKVLQQSDVISLHCPLSEATRNIISEQEFAQMKPNAILINTGRGGLVDELALVDALKKRQIAGAGVDVFTQEPADIDNPLLANMDLPNLLLTPHVAWGSDSAISQLAKILMNNIEAFVAGTDQNRVV; encoded by the coding sequence ATGTCAGTCCCTAAAATCGTCTTCCTTGATCGAGTTACTATCCCCAAGCATATCGAGTTACCGCCTCTTGCCATTGAACATGAATGGCAAGAATACGACTTTACCAATCCTGAACAGGTATTTGAGCGCATTTACAACGCAGATATCGTGATTACCAATAAAGTGGTGATTAGCGGTGACATCTTGGCTCAGCTACCTCAGATTAAGCTAATTGCTGTTTCTGCCACGGGCGTGAATAACGTGGATACTGAGTATTGTCGAGCGAACAAGATTGCAGTTTGTAACGTTCAAGGATATGCGACCCGTTCCGTGCCAGAGCACGTCATTGGAATGATGTTTGCCCTTCGCCGTAATCTGATGGGTTATCACCATGATATCGCTGCTGGAGAATGGCAGCGTAATAAACAGTTCTGTTTCTTTACTCATCCTATCGGTGATATTGCTGGTTCAACTATGGGCATTATTGGCAGTGGGGCTTTAGGTAAGGCAACTGCTGAGCTGGCGAAAGCCCTAGGTATGAATGTCGTTTACGCTGAACGTAAAGGGGCTTCGGATTGTCGTGAAGGATACCTGTCATTTGAAAAAGTATTGCAGCAGTCAGATGTGATTTCGCTGCATTGCCCTTTGAGTGAAGCCACTCGAAATATTATTTCGGAGCAAGAGTTTGCTCAGATGAAACCTAATGCGATTCTGATTAATACCGGTCGCGGTGGATTGGTTGATGAACTCGCACTGGTGGATGCGTTGAAGAAACGTCAAATAGCAGGAGCTGGTGTGGACGTATTTACTCAAGAGCCGGCTGATATTGATAATCCGCTGTTAGCAAATATGGATCTGCCAAACTTACTGCTGACACCTCATGTCGCGTGGGGCAGTGATTCTGCCATCAGTCAGTTAGCAAAGATTCTGATGAATAACATTGAAGCATTCGTTGCAGGAACAGATCAAAACCGAGTGGTTTAG
- a CDS encoding valine--tRNA ligase yields MEKTYNPTSIEQDLYKTWEEKGYFKPHGDTSKDAYSIMIPPPNVTGSLHMGHAFQDTIMDTLIRCQRMKGKNTLWQVGTDHAGIATQMVVERKIAAEEDKTKHDYGRDAFIDKIWEWKNESGGTITKQLRRLGASVDWDRERFTMDDGFYKAVQEVFVRLYKDDLIYRGKRLVNWDPKLHTAISDLEVENKDVKGNMWHFRYPLADGVKTADGKDYIVVATTRPETMLGDTGVAVNPEDPRYKDLIGKEIILPIVGRRIPILGDEHADMEKGTGCVKITPAHDFNDYEVGKRHQLPMINIFTFDANIRDAAEVFNSNGEASTAYGTDIPAKYQGVERFAARKAIVAEFEQLGLLEEIKDHDLTVPYGDRGGVVIEPMLTDQWYVRAAILAKPAVEAVENGDIQFVPKQYENMYFSWMRDIQDWCISRQLWWGHRIPAWYDAQGNVYVGRTEEEVRADNNIAADVALNQDEDVLDTWFSSALWTFGTLGWPEKTDALKVFHPSEVLVTGFDIIFFWVARMIMMTMHFIKDEDGKPQVPFKTVYVTGLIRDENGDKMSKSKGNVLDPIDMIDGIDLESLVTKRTGNMMQPQLAAKIEKNTRKTFENGIEPYGTDALRFTLAAMASTGRDINWDMKRLEGYRNFCNKLWNASRYVMMNTEEQDCGFAAGAELEYSLADKWIESQFELAAKAFNEHIDNYRLDMAANTLYEFIWNQFCDWYLELTKPVLWKGTEAQQRATRRTLITVLEKTLRLAHPVLPYITETIWQSIKPLVDGVEGDTIMLQALPQYDAANFNQEALDDIEWVKSFITAIRNLRAEYDINPGKPLEVMLKAASEQDAARLEANKQVLVSLAKLESVRVLAAGEATPACATALVAKSELMIPMAGLIDKDAELARLEKEVAKTEGEIKRIEGKLGNEGFVAKAPEQVIAKEREKLDGYKDTLAKLEEQKATIAAL; encoded by the coding sequence ATGGAAAAGACATACAACCCAACATCAATCGAACAAGATCTGTATAAGACTTGGGAAGAAAAAGGCTACTTTAAGCCTCACGGTGACACATCAAAAGACGCATACAGCATCATGATCCCGCCACCGAACGTCACTGGTAGCCTTCACATGGGTCACGCATTCCAAGATACCATTATGGATACCTTGATTCGTTGCCAACGCATGAAGGGCAAAAACACCCTTTGGCAAGTGGGTACTGACCACGCTGGTATTGCAACTCAAATGGTTGTTGAGCGTAAGATCGCAGCAGAAGAAGACAAAACTAAGCACGATTACGGCCGTGACGCATTCATCGATAAAATTTGGGAATGGAAAAACGAGTCTGGTGGCACAATCACTAAACAGCTTCGTCGCTTAGGTGCATCTGTTGACTGGGATCGTGAACGTTTCACTATGGATGACGGCTTCTACAAAGCGGTTCAGGAAGTATTCGTTCGTCTATACAAAGATGACCTTATCTACCGTGGTAAGCGTTTGGTTAACTGGGATCCAAAGCTGCACACAGCAATCTCTGATCTTGAAGTTGAAAACAAAGACGTTAAAGGCAACATGTGGCACTTCCGCTACCCTCTAGCTGATGGTGTTAAAACTGCTGACGGTAAAGACTACATCGTTGTTGCAACTACTCGTCCTGAAACCATGCTTGGTGATACAGGTGTTGCCGTTAACCCAGAAGATCCTCGTTATAAAGATCTTATCGGTAAAGAAATCATCCTTCCTATCGTGGGTCGTCGTATCCCTATTTTGGGTGACGAACACGCTGATATGGAAAAAGGTACTGGCTGTGTGAAAATCACACCGGCGCACGACTTCAACGACTATGAAGTGGGTAAGCGCCACCAGCTACCAATGATCAACATATTCACTTTTGATGCGAACATCCGTGACGCAGCAGAAGTATTCAACTCTAACGGTGAAGCGAGCACTGCATACGGAACTGACATTCCTGCAAAATACCAAGGTGTTGAACGTTTTGCTGCGCGTAAAGCGATCGTTGCAGAATTTGAACAACTTGGTCTTTTAGAAGAAATTAAAGATCACGATCTAACCGTTCCTTACGGTGACCGTGGTGGCGTAGTTATCGAGCCAATGCTAACTGACCAATGGTATGTGCGCGCAGCTATTCTTGCCAAGCCAGCTGTTGAAGCGGTTGAAAACGGCGATATTCAATTCGTACCTAAGCAATACGAAAACATGTACTTCTCTTGGATGCGTGACATTCAAGACTGGTGTATCTCTCGTCAGCTTTGGTGGGGTCACCGTATTCCGGCTTGGTATGATGCACAAGGCAATGTATACGTAGGCCGTACTGAAGAAGAAGTTCGTGCGGACAACAACATTGCTGCTGATGTAGCACTTAACCAAGACGAAGACGTTCTGGATACTTGGTTCTCTTCTGCGCTTTGGACATTCGGCACACTTGGCTGGCCAGAGAAAACAGATGCACTGAAAGTATTCCACCCATCAGAAGTATTGGTGACTGGTTTTGACATCATCTTCTTCTGGGTTGCTCGTATGATCATGATGACCATGCACTTCATCAAAGATGAAGACGGCAAACCACAAGTACCATTCAAAACCGTTTACGTGACTGGTCTTATCCGTGACGAAAACGGCGACAAGATGTCGAAATCGAAAGGTAACGTGCTTGACCCTATCGATATGATCGATGGTATTGATCTTGAGTCACTAGTAACTAAGCGTACTGGTAACATGATGCAGCCGCAACTTGCTGCGAAGATCGAGAAAAACACACGTAAAACTTTTGAAAACGGTATCGAACCATACGGTACTGACGCACTACGCTTTACCCTAGCAGCAATGGCTTCTACAGGTCGCGATATCAACTGGGATATGAAGCGTCTTGAAGGTTACCGTAACTTCTGTAACAAACTATGGAACGCTAGCCGTTACGTAATGATGAATACAGAAGAACAAGACTGTGGCTTCGCAGCCGGTGCAGAGCTTGAATACTCTCTAGCGGATAAGTGGATCGAATCTCAGTTTGAACTCGCTGCGAAAGCGTTCAACGAGCATATCGACAACTACCGTTTGGATATGGCAGCAAACACGCTGTACGAATTCATCTGGAACCAATTCTGTGACTGGTACCTAGAGCTAACGAAACCTGTATTGTGGAAAGGCACTGAAGCGCAGCAACGCGCAACACGTCGCACGCTAATCACAGTACTAGAGAAGACACTACGTCTTGCTCACCCAGTATTGCCGTACATCACTGAAACTATCTGGCAAAGCATCAAGCCACTAGTCGATGGTGTTGAAGGCGACACTATCATGCTACAGGCTCTACCTCAGTACGATGCTGCTAACTTCAACCAAGAAGCGCTAGACGACATCGAATGGGTAAAAAGCTTTATTACGGCGATTCGTAACCTGCGCGCAGAGTACGACATCAACCCAGGTAAACCACTTGAAGTGATGCTGAAGGCGGCAAGCGAGCAAGATGCTGCGCGTCTTGAAGCGAACAAACAAGTACTGGTTTCTCTAGCGAAACTGGAAAGCGTTCGCGTGCTTGCAGCAGGTGAAGCAACGCCAGCATGTGCAACAGCACTGGTAGCGAAATCTGAGCTGATGATCCCTATGGCTGGTCTAATCGATAAAGATGCAGAACTGGCTCGTCTAGAGAAAGAAGTGGCGAAAACTGAAGGCGAAATCAAACGTATCGAAGGTAAGCTAGGTAACGAAGGTTTCGTTGCTAAAGCACCTGAGCAAGTTATTGCTAAAGAGCGTGAAAAGCTTGATGGTTACAAAGATACTCTAGCGAAGCTAGAAGAGCAGAAAGCAACCATTGCTGCGCTTTAA